The genomic DNA TCTGCCACTCGAGCAGGATCTTCTCCTGGTTGGTGCCGGAGCTGACGGCGACGGTCTTCCCGGCCAGGGCGCGGTAGTCGCCGTCGAACGTCCAGGGGTCGTCCTTCCGGACGGCGAAGGCGAGGTTGTCGTCGCGGTAGGAGGCGAAGTCGTACTTCTGCTTGCGCTCCTCGGTCACCGTGATGTTGGAGAAGCCGACGTCGAGCTGGGCGCTGTCGAGGCGGACGAACATGTTCTCCCAGGCGCTGTTCTGCAGCTCCGGCTTGAGGCCGAGCGTCGCCGCGACCAGGCGGCCGAGGTCGGGCTCCGCACCGGTCAGGGTCTTGTGGTCGTCACCGACGTAGGCCAGCGGCGGGAAGCCGGCGGGCAGCGCACCCACGCCGATGACGAGCGTCCCGCGCTCCTTGACCTTCGCCGGCAGCGCGTCGTGCAGGGCCTGCTGCGTCGGCACGCTGATCTCGGTGCGCGTCGCGGTCGTCGTGTTGTCGGCGACGACGACGGTGGTGTTGCCGTTCGCGTCCGTGCTGGGCGCGCCGGTGGTCGCGGCGTCGCTCGTGGAGCAGGCGGCGAGGGCGAGGAGGGTGACCGCGGAGGCGGCCGCGAGGGCTCGGCGTACGGGGATGGGCATGGCTGTCTCCTGGAGGTGGCGTCGCGGGGGTGCCGCGGGAGGCGTACGGGTCGGGGTGCGGTTCAGCGCACGCGGCTGAGGAACGCCGCGGTGCGGGGGTGCTGCGGATGGTCGAGGACCTCGTCGGGCGGTCCCTGCTCGACGACACGGCCGGCGTCGAGGAAGACGACGGTGTCGGCCACCTCGCGGGCGAAGCCGATCTCGTGGGTGACGATGATCATGGTGGCGCCGGCGGCCGCGAGGTCCTTGATCACCGCGAGGACCTCGCCGACGAGCTCGGGGTCGAGCGCCGAGGTCGGTTCGTCGAACAAGATCAGCTGCGGGCGCAGGGCGAGCGCGCGGGCGATCGCCACCCGCTGCTGCTGGCCACCCGAGAGCTGCCGGGGGTAGGCGTCCGCCTTGTCGGCCAGGCCCACCCGCGCGAGGAGCGCGCGGGCCTCGGCGTGGACCTCCGCCTTGTCGCGGCCGAGGGCGGCGACGGGCGCCTCGACCACGTTGCCCAGCACGCTCAGGTGCGGGAAGAGGTTGAAGCCCTGGAAGACGAAGCCGATCCGGGCCCGCTGCCGCAGGATCGCCCGCTCGCTCAGCTCGTGCAGCCGGCCGTGCGCGACGCGCACGCCGACCAGCTCGCCGTCGACGCGGACGTAGCCGGCGTCGAGCTTCTCGAGGTGGTTGACGGCGCGCAGCAGCGTCGACTTGCCCGAGCCGGAGGGCCCGAGGACGACGGTGACCGTGCCCCGCGCGACGTCGAGGTCGACCTCGTGCAGGACCTGGTGGGCGCCGAAGGACTTGCTCGCCCCGCGCACCTGCACCACCGGTGTCGCGCTCGGCACGACCCGCTGGGCCGGGGCGTCCGCGGCGGTGGCGCTCATCGGGCGACCCCCCGTCGCGTCCGGACCGCCGAGAGGATCCGCTGGGCCCGGGTCCGGCCGGCGAGGCGGTCGACGCCGCGGGCGAAGCGCTGCTCGACGAAGTACTGGAAGACCGACAGCACGCT from Microlunatus sagamiharensis includes the following:
- a CDS encoding ABC transporter substrate-binding protein, which codes for MPIPVRRALAAASAVTLLALAACSTSDAATTGAPSTDANGNTTVVVADNTTTATRTEISVPTQQALHDALPAKVKERGTLVIGVGALPAGFPPLAYVGDDHKTLTGAEPDLGRLVAATLGLKPELQNSAWENMFVRLDSAQLDVGFSNITVTEERKQKYDFASYRDDNLAFAVRKDDPWTFDGDYRALAGKTVAVSSGTNQEKILLEWQKKVRAEGQDFEVRYYKDNNSTYLALASGRIDAYFGPNPSIAYSDQQSAGTSTPTRTAGTYSGAGDSLQGLIAATTKKDSGLAQPVADAIDVLIKDGQYDQWLKAYNLQNEAVKTSEVNPPGLPLDNA
- a CDS encoding amino acid ABC transporter ATP-binding protein, whose product is MSATAADAPAQRVVPSATPVVQVRGASKSFGAHQVLHEVDLDVARGTVTVVLGPSGSGKSTLLRAVNHLEKLDAGYVRVDGELVGVRVAHGRLHELSERAILRQRARIGFVFQGFNLFPHLSVLGNVVEAPVAALGRDKAEVHAEARALLARVGLADKADAYPRQLSGGQQQRVAIARALALRPQLILFDEPTSALDPELVGEVLAVIKDLAAAGATMIIVTHEIGFAREVADTVVFLDAGRVVEQGPPDEVLDHPQHPRTAAFLSRVR